A single window of Myripristis murdjan chromosome 21, fMyrMur1.1, whole genome shotgun sequence DNA harbors:
- the bcl9 gene encoding B-cell CLL/lymphoma 9 protein, with the protein MLEVQEERPAAAGTAATHFNKKERGKKEREEAKDSRGNLGNIGNPVPGTGSRNVRAKAPLTHTGSPHQLITPPCSVVLGAPSMHSNRLKNSPSTNTQSPKPKTEVMVRSPPVMSPSTAAQMDSKMPNQGKPGSAGSQSQPSPCDPKTLGAKGAQGVAGAMGLKNGQGLTSGPSSKVKVKRERSTSVESYEQPETGTPTSEEKDSSRVKRMCVAERRQPYSLAEWDPGAESDEDEKGFPNCNSSDVKPQDSISHPTSNAGLSRSSTPSHSALGGQGSGTEPASGQKPGSKLVYVFTTEMANKAADAVLTGHTENIIAFHMKNISNSKDKAHLLLNNAAGALRNDSKPTQQPPSHTQDQNHQPGSKPSLPGMTEPAPPQTSNQGAQSGVLPQEGSSSAGMEAKNLPDSSPSNPTAPVDQAPVTQPEAGLNPPQAGEGGQGGGPGGAGLTPQQQQQQQQLAQELLNMEANTEGLSQEQLEHRQRSLQTLRDIQRMLFPDDRDAPPPGPPQSHGGPHDGGPDGGPRRPEQGPLQAMMAQSQSLGPPGGPGGPRPQGPPFGPPHGPRDMPSFPQDEMGPHMGGPGGCGEGDQMTPEQVAWLKLQQEFYEEKKRKQEMQHRPLPPDMMMHPHGPRGMMRGPPPPYQMGPGEMWGGPGGPPEHYQERMGMGPGPRGMPPHMQRMPGFSGMMNPEMEGPPRPSMGWPDDMPPRMGDARGFPGGPGGMFAGPGGRGERFPNPQSVQEAMFHQGMGGEKGLPPGMMMDMQRMMGHQRGGMEPGNGMGMFPRMPGDGPMSPSSRLQGMGGREMGPEFGMGPGPGPGPHMHPSKIRDPPMNMSPDEIMRMRAGGGPPMENMGPQGRPMQGPPFPEQAQPGDFPMGPGRPFPGGPGGMRGPHGEQAFGPEHRSTPTGGNGRLNHLPPAAGPAQGQRGRKPADLNVQAGGGNSPSINPLKSPPLRQVQSPMMGSPSGNLKSPQTPSQLAGMLTGPTGPNAPPAPPTSAPMKSPHSMMGSAGASPVHMRSPSLPNPSPGWASSPKPPMQSPGVPPQGGKPPLSITSPNMMGNMEQGGNGPPSAPPSSGAPSGSMSLPGSVPSGSPYTIPPEPTLSQNPLSIMMSRMSKFAMPSSTPLYHDAIKTVASSDDDSPPARSPNLPSMNNNGMGMNHHQGNPRMMGPGNSGPMPALSPLGMTPMGSQPLSHGMPPQMPSPNAPNMGPGMMPHGMMIPPNPQDPGMANPQMMPQGRMGYPHRGQGYPLTQSPSQQGPFSPHNGPGPQGFPGHPMGFQGEGGPMGGRMGNMPHGGGGDGGMCKPNTPGGPEFNNMQGGFSDADLHEVMRPGASGIPEFDLSRIIPSEKPSQTLSYFPRGGGDNPGGKPPHPSGFPMQGMMGDGPPRMGMPMQGMGGMPGGPGGGMGPQDMPMGNPGHNSMRPPGFMGQGMMGPQHRMMSPGGPGGMMQGRQMAHPGPGGSPNMMMSLQGMGGPPQQTMMMGGQMRPRGMDMDMGFSPGPGMF; encoded by the exons ATGTTGGAGGTCCAAGAGGAGAGGCCAGCGGCGGCAGGTACAGCAGCGACACATTTCAACAAGAAGGAACGAGGGAAGAAAGAGCGAGAGGAGGCCAAGGACAGTCGGGGAAACCTTGGGAACATCGGGAATCCTGTTCCTGGCACGGGCTCCAGGAACGTGCGCGCTAAAgcgccgctcacacacacggGCAGTCCTCACCAGCTCATCACTCCACCCTGTTCTGTGGTCCTGGGAGCCCCATCAATGCACTCCAATAGGCTGAAGAACTCCCCGTCcaccaacacacagag CCCTAAACCCAAGACGGAGGTCATGGTACGGTCACCTCCTGTCATGTCCCCCTCCACTGCCGCCCAGATGGACTCTAAAATGCCCAATCAGGGGAAACCAGGGAGTGCCGGCAGCCAATCTCAGCCTTCACCCTGCGACCCGAAGACCCTGGGTGCCAAAGGAGCACAGGGCGTGGCAGGGGCCATGGGGCTGAAGAATGGCCAGGGCCTGACCTCTGGTCCAAGCTCCAAGGTCAAAGTCAAAAGGGAGAGAAGCACCTCAGTGGAGTCGTACGAACAACCAGAGACTGGCACGCCCACCAGTGAGGAGAAAG acAGTAGCAGGGTGAAGAGAATGTGTGTGGCGGAGAGGAGGCAGCCCTACAGTTTAGCTGAATGGGATCCTGGAGCAGAAagtgatgaggatgaaaaaggATTCCCCA ACTGTAATTCCAGCGATGTGAAGCCCCAGGACTCCATCTCCCATCCTACCTCCAACGCCGGACTCAGTCGCTCCTCTACGCCCTCCCACAGTGCATTGGGAGGCCAGGGCTCTGGGACAGAACCTGCTAGTGGCCAGAAACCAGGCTCAAAACTTGTTTATGTCTTCACCACAGAGATGGCTAACAA GGCAGCTGATGCAGTTCTAACTGGCCATACAGAAAACATCATTGCCTTCCACATGAAAAACATTTCCAACAGCAAGGACAAGGCTCACCTCCTCCTg AATAATGCAGCAGGGGCCCTCCGAAATGACTCCAAGCCCACCCAGCAACCCCCGTCCCACACCCAAGATCAGAACCACCAGCCTGGATCCAAGCCGTCCTTACCTGGCATGACCGAGCCAGCCCCACCCCAGACTTCCAACCAAGGGGCCCAATCTGGTGTCCTTCCCCAAGAAGGGTCTTCCTCGGCAGGAATGGAAGCCAAAAATCTTCCTGACAGTAGCCCCAGTAATCCTACAGCCCCAGTGGACCAGGCCCCTGTCACCCAACCTGAGGCAGGCCTTAACCCTCCACAGGCAGGTGAAGGGGGGCAGGGTGGAGGCCCTGGTGGGGCAGGTCTTACAccccagcagcaacaacaacagcagcagctggctcAGGAGCTGTTGAACATGGAGGCCAACACAGAGGGCCTTTctcaggagcagctggagcatCGCCAGCGCTCCCTCCAGACCTTGCGAGACATCCAGCGCATGCTTTTCCCTGATGACCGTGATGCCCCACCACCAGGACCCCCACAGTCCCATGGTGGACCCCATGATGGAGGCCCTGATGGTGGACCCCGGAGACCTGAGCAGGGCCCTCTCCAGGCTATGATGGCTCAGTCTCAGAGCCTCGGGCCACCAGGTGGGCCTGGAGGCCCTCGCCCTCAAGGCCCCCCCTTTGGCCCCCCACACGGTCCCAGGGACATGCCCTCCTTCCCACAAGATGAAATGGGTCCGCACATGGGGGGTCCGGGGGGTTGTGGAGAAGGTGATCAGATGACCCCAGAGCAGGTGGCTTGGttgaagctgcagcaggagttttatgaagaaaagaagaggaaacaggaaatgcAACACCGTCCACTTCCTCCTGATATGATGATGCACCCTCATGGTCCACGTGGCATGATGCGAGGGCCCCCTCCTCCCTATCAAATGGGGCCAGGAGAGATGTGGGGTGGACCAGGAGGACCACCAGAGCACTACCAGGAGCGCATGGGCATGGGCCCTGGACCCAGAGGCATGCCCCCACATATGCAGAGGATGCCTGGCTTCTCTGGTATGATGAACCCTGAAATGGAGGGACCCCCTAGGCCTAGCATGGGCTGGCCTGATGACATGCCCCCCCGGATGGGAGATGCACGAGGATTTCCTGGAGGACCTGGGGGAATGTTTGCTGGTCCAGGTGGTCGAGGTGAGCGCTTCCCAAACCCTCAGTCAGTCCAGGAGGCAATGTTCCACCAGGGAATGGGTGGAGAAAAGGGCCTTCCTCCTGGGATGATGATGGACATGCAAAGGATGATGGGTCACCAAAGAGGTGGCATGGAACCCGGTAATGGCATGGGTATGTTTCCGAGAATGCCTGGAGATGGTCCTATGAGTCCATCATCAAGGCTCCAGGGGATGGGGGGCAGAGAAATGGGGCCTGAGTTTGGCATGGGGCCTGGCCCTGGACCAGGTCCCCATATGCACCCTTCAAAAATACGAGATCCCCCCATGAACATGAGCCCAGATGAGATAATGAGAATGAGAGCAGGTGGAGGACCTCCTATGGAGAACATGGGTCCGCAGGGAAGGCCCATGCAGGGACCTCCCTTCCCTGAACAGGCACAGCCGGGAGACTTTCCTATGGGTCCTGGGCGGCCCTTCCCAGGTGGTCCTGGAGGAATGAGGGGTCCTCATGGAGAGCAAGCTTTTGGTCCAGAGCACCGATCCACTCCCACAGGGGGTAACGGCCGTCTTAACCACCTACCCCCTGCAGCTGGCCCTGCACAGGGTCAGAGGGGCCGCAAGCCAGCTGATCTGAATGTCCAGGCAGGAGGGGGCAACTCTCCCAGCATCAACCCGCTCAAGTCACCTCCCTTGAGGCAGGTGCAGTCTCCCATGATGGGCTCCCCCTCTGGAAACCTCAAGTCCCCTCAGACCCCGTCCCAGCTGGCTGGCATGCTCACTGGTCCCACAGGTCCCAAcgcccctcctgctcctccaacTTCAGCACCAATGAAGTCCCCCCACTCCATGATGGGCTCTGCGGGTGCCTCTCCTGTTCATATGAGGTCTCCTTCTCTTCCTAACCCTTCTCCAGGATGGGCCTCTTCACCAAAACCACCCATGCAGAGTCCTGGAGTGCCCCCCCAGGGTGGCAAGCCACCGCTCAGTATCACCTCACCAAACATGATGGGTAACATGGAGCAAG GTGGTAATGGTCCTCCCTCAGCCCCTCCCTCATCAGGGGCTCCATCTGGCTCCATGTCCCTCCCAGGCAGTGTCCCGTCCGGCAGCCCCTACACCATACCCCCTGAACCAACGCTATCCCAGAACCCTCTTTCCATCATGATGTCACGCATGTCCAAGTTTGCCATGCCCAGTTCAACCCCACTCTACCATGATGCCATAAAGACTGTGGCCAGTTCAGATGATGACTCGCCCCCAGCTCGCTCCCCCAACCTGCCTTCAATGAACAATAATG GTATGGGTATGAACCACCACCAAGGCAATCCACGTATGATGGGACCTGGTAACTCTGGTCCTATGCCTGCCCTCAGCCCTCTGGGTATGACTCCCATGGGATCCCAGCCACTCTCCCACGGCATGCCTCCTCAGATGCCCTCTCCCAATGCTCCTAACATGGGTCCAGGTATGATGCCTCATGGCATGATGATACCACCCAATCCCCAAGACCCTGGTATGGCAAACCCTCAAATGATGCCCCAGGGACGTATGGGTTACCCTCACCGAGGCCAAGGATATCCTCTCACCCAGTCCCCCTCCCAACAAGGCCCCTTCTCCCCCCATAATGGTCCTGGTCCTCAAGGTTTCCCTGGCCACCCTATGGGCTTTCAGGGAGAGGGAGGCCCCATGGGAGGACGGATGGGTAACATGCCCCATGGGGGAGGGGGTGATGGGGGCATGTGCAAGCCCAATACCCCTGGAGGGCCAGAGTTCAACAATATGCAGGGTGGATTCAGTGATGCAGATCTTCACGAGGTGATGCGGCCTGGAGCGTCTGGCATTCCTGAGTTTGATCTGTCCCGGATAATCCCATCAGAGAAGCCCAGCCAAACTCTGTCCTATTTCCCCAGAGGTGGAGGAGACAATCCTGGGGGAAAGCCACCACACCCCTCTGGCTTCCCCATGCAGGGCATGATGGGCGATGGGCCCCCCAGAATGGGGATGCCCATGCAGGGGATGGGAGGAATGCCAGGAGGGCCTGGTGGGGGAATGGGCCCCCAAGACATGCCCATGGGAAACCCTGGCCACAACTCAATGCGGCCTCCTGGGTTCATGGGCCAAGGCATGATGGGTCCCCAGCACCGAATGATGTCCCCTGGGGGGCCAGGAGGGATGATGCAGGGGAGACAAATGGCCCACCCGGGTCCTGGAGGCTCACCtaacatgatgatgtcactgcaggGCATGGGTGGCCCTCCGCAGCAGACAATGATGATGGGGGGTCAGATGAGGCCACGTGGCATGGACATGGACATGGGGTTCAGTCCGGGCCCCGGAATGTTCTAA
- the acp6 gene encoding lysophosphatidic acid phosphatase type 6 isoform X1 encodes MTHDFINNLIFIAEATARKLAAFYQTRCAHWGRYRSWWSVRQEAKAAMRNLWTKASVLGSVSVSMAFGSVLWSQKKTEPDQMASSSTMASTNPDSPYELKLVQVLFRHGARTPLKSIPDVMEAQWAPNLLEPPAHTHINYVVTDLHGGPRPPAPVEDSYRSSILTGGTFPGQLTTVGMQQLYELGERLRKRYIVENPFLSPTFSPAEVYVRSTNIVRTIESAKCLIAGLFQQKQKEIVPILTTEAEAEILYPNYHGCKLLKILGGHRWAESSTLPDIAADLQSIQSALGIATHQHIDFILIRDDMVARETHGLPCPPVLDTWRNTVEQRAVDMICHIYEPGKRENLQLCVGPLLHTLMVNIEEKLQGTSSEPNRKLFLYSAHDTTLMPCLMALGIFDMRWPPYAADITLELHQHRQNKEAFVKVSYIGQDQHIPGCSGVYCPLQEFKQALSAYSLTSELYQSLCNSTEGSTEP; translated from the exons ATGACACATGATTTtatcaataatttaatttttatagcAGAGGCAACAGCACGGAAA CTGGCCGCTTTCTACCAGACACGTTGTGCACACTGGGGCAGGTATCGGAGCTGGTGGTCTGTCAGACAGGAAGCCAA AGCAGCTATGAGGAATCTTTGGACCAAGGCCAGTGTTTTGGGCTCTGTATCGGTGTCCATGGCTTTTGGTTCAGTCCTGTGGTCACAGAAGAAGACCGAACCAGATCAGATGGCCTCCAGCTCCACCATGGCCAGCACAAACCCCGACTCGCCCTATGAGCTCAAACTGGTCCAGGTCCTGTTTCGACACGGGGCCCGAACTCCACTCAAGTCCATTCCTGATGTGATGGAG GCCCAGTGGGCACCAAACCTCCTGGAGCCCCCAGCACACACCCATATCAACTATGTGGTGACAGATCTGCACGGAGGCCCCAGGCCACCGGCACCTGTGGAAGACAGCTACCGGAGCAGCATACTGACT GGTGGCACGTTCCCTGGCCAGCTGACCACAGTGGGCATGCAGCAGCTGTATGAGCTGGGAGAGAGGCTGAGGAAGAGATACATAGTGGAAAACCCCTTCCTCAGCCCCACCTTCAGCCCGGCTGAGGTCTA TGTTCGCTCTACTAACATTGTGAGAACCATTGAATCTGCCAAATGCCTGATAGCAGGGCTGtttcaacagaaacagaaag AAATTGTGCCTATATTAACAACAGAAGCAGAAGCTGAAATCCTGTATCCTAACTACCATGGTTGCAAGCTCCTCAAAATCCTCGGTGG CCACCGCTGGGCAGAGTCGTCCACTCTACCAGACATTGCAGCAGACCTGCAGAGCATCCAGAGTGCGCTCGGCATCGCCACCCACCAGCACATCGACTTCATCCTCATTAGGGATGACATGGTTGCTAGAGAG ACACACGGCCTGCCCTGCCCTCCAGTGCTGGACACCTGGAGGAACACAGTGGAGCAGAGAGCGGTAGACATGATCTGTCATATCTACGAACCTGGCAAGAG ggaaaacctgcagctgtgtgtgggaCCCCTCCTGCACACCTTAATGGTCAACATTGAGGAGAAACTACAGGGCACCTCATCAGAGCCAAACAG GAAACTGTTCCTGTACTCTGCACATGACACCACTTTGATGCCCTGTCTGATGGCTTTGGGGATTTTTGACATGAGATGGCCACCGTACGCTGCTGATATCACTTTGGAGCTGCACCAACACCGGCAGAACAAAGAGGCCTTCGTTAAAGTGTCCTACATTGGCCAG GACCAACATATCCCAGGCTGTAGTGGAGTCTACTGCCCTCTGCAGGAGTTCAAACAGGCCCTCTCAGCTTACTCTCTGACCTCCGAACTCTACCAGTCCCTTTGTAACAGCACAGAGGGCTCAACTGAACCCTGA
- the acp6 gene encoding lysophosphatidic acid phosphatase type 6 isoform X2, whose amino-acid sequence MRNLWTKASVLGSVSVSMAFGSVLWSQKKTEPDQMASSSTMASTNPDSPYELKLVQVLFRHGARTPLKSIPDVMEAQWAPNLLEPPAHTHINYVVTDLHGGPRPPAPVEDSYRSSILTGGTFPGQLTTVGMQQLYELGERLRKRYIVENPFLSPTFSPAEVYVRSTNIVRTIESAKCLIAGLFQQKQKEIVPILTTEAEAEILYPNYHGCKLLKILGGHRWAESSTLPDIAADLQSIQSALGIATHQHIDFILIRDDMVARETHGLPCPPVLDTWRNTVEQRAVDMICHIYEPGKRENLQLCVGPLLHTLMVNIEEKLQGTSSEPNRKLFLYSAHDTTLMPCLMALGIFDMRWPPYAADITLELHQHRQNKEAFVKVSYIGQDQHIPGCSGVYCPLQEFKQALSAYSLTSELYQSLCNSTEGSTEP is encoded by the exons ATGAGGAATCTTTGGACCAAGGCCAGTGTTTTGGGCTCTGTATCGGTGTCCATGGCTTTTGGTTCAGTCCTGTGGTCACAGAAGAAGACCGAACCAGATCAGATGGCCTCCAGCTCCACCATGGCCAGCACAAACCCCGACTCGCCCTATGAGCTCAAACTGGTCCAGGTCCTGTTTCGACACGGGGCCCGAACTCCACTCAAGTCCATTCCTGATGTGATGGAG GCCCAGTGGGCACCAAACCTCCTGGAGCCCCCAGCACACACCCATATCAACTATGTGGTGACAGATCTGCACGGAGGCCCCAGGCCACCGGCACCTGTGGAAGACAGCTACCGGAGCAGCATACTGACT GGTGGCACGTTCCCTGGCCAGCTGACCACAGTGGGCATGCAGCAGCTGTATGAGCTGGGAGAGAGGCTGAGGAAGAGATACATAGTGGAAAACCCCTTCCTCAGCCCCACCTTCAGCCCGGCTGAGGTCTA TGTTCGCTCTACTAACATTGTGAGAACCATTGAATCTGCCAAATGCCTGATAGCAGGGCTGtttcaacagaaacagaaag AAATTGTGCCTATATTAACAACAGAAGCAGAAGCTGAAATCCTGTATCCTAACTACCATGGTTGCAAGCTCCTCAAAATCCTCGGTGG CCACCGCTGGGCAGAGTCGTCCACTCTACCAGACATTGCAGCAGACCTGCAGAGCATCCAGAGTGCGCTCGGCATCGCCACCCACCAGCACATCGACTTCATCCTCATTAGGGATGACATGGTTGCTAGAGAG ACACACGGCCTGCCCTGCCCTCCAGTGCTGGACACCTGGAGGAACACAGTGGAGCAGAGAGCGGTAGACATGATCTGTCATATCTACGAACCTGGCAAGAG ggaaaacctgcagctgtgtgtgggaCCCCTCCTGCACACCTTAATGGTCAACATTGAGGAGAAACTACAGGGCACCTCATCAGAGCCAAACAG GAAACTGTTCCTGTACTCTGCACATGACACCACTTTGATGCCCTGTCTGATGGCTTTGGGGATTTTTGACATGAGATGGCCACCGTACGCTGCTGATATCACTTTGGAGCTGCACCAACACCGGCAGAACAAAGAGGCCTTCGTTAAAGTGTCCTACATTGGCCAG GACCAACATATCCCAGGCTGTAGTGGAGTCTACTGCCCTCTGCAGGAGTTCAAACAGGCCCTCTCAGCTTACTCTCTGACCTCCGAACTCTACCAGTCCCTTTGTAACAGCACAGAGGGCTCAACTGAACCCTGA